Below is a genomic region from Aedes albopictus strain Foshan unplaced genomic scaffold, AalbF5 HiC_scaffold_399, whole genome shotgun sequence.
TGTCAGTTGTGTCGTCGGTCCTCCGAACTACCTGTGCCCAACTCCGCCAACCACCCTGGAGGTGTACGTCCCGCACGAAAGCTACTGCACTCGGTTCTACAAGTGCGTGAACGGCAATGCCGTCGAGGGTCGCTGCCCGTCCGGGACGTACTTCAACCCGCAGCAGAACCTCTGTTGTCCGGACGAGTCGCTGTGCTATCGGGCGAATCCGTGCGTGATGCCCGTGCCCGGCTGTGCCAACTGCGCCAATCAGTTTGTCAACTCGGAGCTGATGGCTTCGGCGTTCTTTGTGTGTAACTGTGACGGAACCGGAGTGACCACCCAGTGCCCGACGGCGTTCGATCCGTGCAGTAATATGACGGTGCCGTTGGTGTTCACCGATGGAAACTGCGATCCAGCGGTGGTCACCACGACGACCGAAGAGGAAACCACCACAACGGAGGAAACTACTACTACGACCGAGGAGGAAACTACCACCACGGAGGAGGAAACCACGACGGAGGAGGAGACAACAACCACagaggaggaaacgacgacagaAGGATAGCAGGGGCTCGTTTTCTTCAAGTTTTTAAATTATAAGTCCCAGCAACAACATTTGTGAAGAACTGAGGTTGCGCAAGGATGAAAAATTATGTAAATTGTGTTatgtacgtaataaatggacagcctcagAATTTACTCTTTTAGTACTCAAACTTCGGTTAAATTGTAAAATTCTTTGGAtaaattgtttctgaaattgttgCAGACATTCCTTATACAATTTATGAAAAACTTTTTCTGGAATCTTAATGACTTTTTTGTGTAAGTTTGACAAAGAAATACATTCGAGATGACGCCGAATTTTTCATAAAATGTGGATTGAAATGATGgtatttgaaaaaataataaacttCATGGGTAGAACAATAATCCGACAGATTATTTGTTTTACTAGGTTATATCCTTATTATCAAAGCTCAGACAACCGCATTAGTAAACACgtaggtattcagcaagaccatgctgatagTCATGGATTTGATTTCCGGTTGGTCCAGAAACTATTCGTAAAGAAAACTTCCCTGACTtttttgagcatagagtatctttgagtATCGTGCCTGCGCCACAatataaaaatacaaaataatcTTTGGCTGTGACAGCCCCCATTTAATAtccgtggaagtgctcatagaacactaagctaagaagcaggttGTGTCCTAGTGAGGACTTACGCCAAGGAGAGGAAGAGGAGAGGATTACTAGCTGTAATACGCACTCTTTGTGCTCTGGCTCTGAGCATCAAATATGCTAGAAAACGACAGGACAGGAAAGAAGAGAGtagagtagaagttctttttacccaacagccagttcaaattactcaactatcaatactatgtcacttactcatttTTAACCAATCTTAATGTTGTTTAGGCGCTTGGATAATTACACCTTGTACGCACTCCTGGGTTGCTAGTCTTTTAAATGTACCATCTAATCCATCACTTGGTCCTTTTTCATTTGCGAAACCATGCAACTCTACGGGAACTCAAAAATCCTTCtcgtgaaactttttcatttgaaCTAACTTTTGAGCTCTTTTTTGCATTcttgagtaatttgaactggcggTTGGGGAAAAAGAACTCCTACTCAAAGTACTCTGTCTGTATGCGAGTTAATGAAGTtaactgaactcacttttgggaactttcctttccccgttcaagttcaaaacaatggataaacagaaaaaaattaATAGAAACTTGTACGTTAAGGCATAACATGTAATCCAGAATAgtttttcgtaattctgaacttAAAGTTGCACATCAAAcaaaaactatcaaggttcagtgttgccaatagcaataaaattgtaaaaattgaatttatgattcttgcttgataatttgatttgatacaaaagttctcatgtagaatttcaattgaaataaggattataatacataaattttgaACTTTatcaatttattgttatccattctaataaatccataattgataaactgccaacactgtcatattattatttttacatagttttctattctcctttGTCTAAATtagcccaaatcacctttaaattacatcaaataatgttttcttagcgaaacttgtaaattcgACTTATTTtatatgtcaatttcttgattttgctttggctgaccaagccatgtgggaaattactttatatattattttatatattagagataaacggttttcaagcttaaaaacgctgtatctctcgAACGGctaaaaagacctcggggagttaagctttttcgactggaaaatgtctgataaacacgatggaatcaaaatttttgaaatcaaaatatgctcattcgacgaaaaatcgtttttaaattttaaaattgaataataacatatttggcaacattgtatcaaaaaaaaaatatttttcctggattcctgtgtatatgttatattttcaaagctataaattaagaaatggaagggaaaacttggatttttcttgtattggcaaagacgaggggtgctgccacaggccgaggggtgatccgatcggcaccaaaatttggattttttcttcctccatttaaacaaacatttcaacaaaatttggtcaaaatccgtgatggtcgataacacgcggtgtgtacacttggtgtggaatgacccagCTGTATTTGTTGCAtccttttcaactcgtgaataatcgattattattatcaaaatcgaaactgtttgatggtaaGCATTTAACAGCGTTTCAGTGTTTACCAACTTGAAGTTTGctctcgaaaatcgcaatgcaaggctcaaaaatctctaaactcatgGTATACGACCTTTATCCTAttcttttcaagttgggacaaacctatgtcgcattgggtggaatgtcgcaacaaatgcaggatgtgccattgtcattattgttgcgcaatggttgcattttgattcactggtcatATATGTATGACCCCGttaatgaaaccgagcataataaTCATATTCAAGGCTAGGTTGTGACTGCGTCAGTGAAACGGTCCGGCTCCAAAAGGTTTAAGTGGCATTTTATGAAGACCGGTTGAACTTCTATACAGTAACatgtttttcgaatgagtgtaatcagtttcataccttttaattccgccctatgttgcttatcctttgacagatacgcgtatttcgactaccatttgtaatcttcctcagtgtcagttatccactgacgcgtatctgtcaaaggataagcaacatagggcggcattaaaaggtacgaaactgattaaactcattcgacgagggtattctgctaagagagttcgaaaagtcggtacaagagtaACATGTTTGTTGGGTAGAAAACACTGAGATGATTACCGAAAACAGGAACAAGGAAAACAAAGAAAAGGAATACGCCTGGAAAACAACAAGATGATTACGGTAAAACGATAGGAATGCTGCAAGAAGATGGTAGAACAATGTTAAAAATAACAGAAAAATGCAGTAATTTGACAGGATGATGAAAAGAATGAAAACGGTAGTGACGGCATAAACATGATATTAAAATAACAGATCCTGACAATACAATCTGAAAATGAAACCCTAAAACAATGAAAATCTCCCAAGTCGTAGTCCAATGTTGTATGTTACAATACAGTTTTCCTTCTGAATCTCGAGCTACCAGCCAACAACAATATACCACTGGATTTGTCAAAGTATTTGAATTGCGGTTATATAGACACCCCTTTTCCAAAGACAATGACATCgatttcttccaaacatttcctaCTAGTAGACCCCCATCCAGCAAAAAGTTTCTCCACTATACATTGCAGCACGTTGTCTTTTTACTCCAAAACAACTCACACGTGCGGTAGCCTTTCTGCGCTTTTTACATCGGGTCATTGTTCTAATCGATTATAAGTACGTCTGCAGAGTTGCGTCGGCGTAGTCTACCTCACCCCTTCAACATGAAAAGTTCCCACCTCATATTTTGCGGTCTGAGCCTCGCGCTTATCGCAGCCAGCCTTCCCCGTAACGCAGCTCAGTGTCCCACCTGCGTTAGCTGCGTGACCGGTCCTCCCGACTACATGTGTCCTTCGCCTCCGAACACCTTCGAAGTGTACTTCCCacacgaaagctactgcacccgaTTCTACAAATGCGTCAACGGTAAGGCCGTCGAGGGTCGCTGCCCGTCCGGGACGTACTTCAATCCCCAGCAGAACGTCTGCTGCCCTGACAAGTCACTATGCTACCGATCGAATCCGTGCGTGATGCCCGTACCCGGCTGTGCCAACTGTGCCAACAAGTTCGTCAACTCAGAGCTGATGTCTTCGGCGTTCTTTGTGTGCAACTGTGACGGAACCGGAGTGACCACCCAGTGCCCGGCGGCGTTTGATCTGTGCACGAATAGCACTGTGCAGTTGGTGTTCGCCAATGGGAAGTGCGATCCGCCGGTGTTgagtacgacgacgacgacgactgaagCACCGACCACAACGACGGAGGCAGCGACAACAACAACCGCGGAAGGaacgaccaccaccaccgccgcagCGGAAACAACAACTACTACCGCGGAGGAGACAACCACGACGGAAGGAGTGACTCCGTAGAAGGGTGGATCTTGATCGAATTGAAGCATGATTATATGGGAGTCCTGCGACTGATATGTGTATCTTTTCTGtacaatttcattaaaaaaataatcgTAACGTGTGAAGAGTTAGAGATAGCAAAACTTTTATTTCGGGTTTCACATGGAATAGGACTGTTTCTTTTTCAACACCTGGTTCCTTCATAACACACAAGTTCCTCAAAGCCTGATGAAACTCTTACATGATCAATGCGTTACTTGGGTTGTGTTTAAACTATTCAAAACATCACAATTCAGCTTAGTTCATACTTGGTTctttaaatttgatatttttgctTGCTTACTTGAGATTGATTGAACAACCATAAGGGCCATCCGTAAATCTAGTGGTTGTCTAGAAAGGGGAGGGGGCTATCCAAAGACCAGGGACAAATTTATGCAATCGCTCGCCAACAGCAGACCATTTACTTTTGGACGATACATatttacaaattttaaaaattttgtatgaacaaaagtttcCAAGGGGAAAAAggcgtctgagatggccaaaagtgagtctacgtagtttaggaTCAGTGCCTAAAGAATAAAAACCGTCGCAGTatttgtggggtgtgaacaaaggatagtgtcattccccttgcctgTCATTACCCTAGCAAGCAATAGTGACTGCAAGCATCATCACGAGGTTGTCAGTAGTTCTGTTCAAAgaagtaggttgaacatggtttaagttgctgcatcctgctcttacccattcgTCAACAAATGGGAAAGAACAAGCTGCTGCAAGCTTCGACCATGTTCATCTTACATTGAGGAATGCAGCTTTGGTGGAGTAATGCGCTTTAAGGTACACTGGGGCAAGTTGATACGAGTGGGGCAATATGAAATGcgatgttttgaaatagatttcaatacaatttggaaatttattcttagctagaagattgtttgaatcaaaaaccttgtcgcaatcaaattgtttatcatcaatagaaaacatcatgttaacccgctgtttcaacttgccccggtgtaccttaatcgtGAGGTCCCGTataatgccaagtgattctacagtCGGCTAGGATGGCGCAAAACCGATTGTTGCTGTGAGTTACGCATTATTCACAGTATTGAagtaaacaaaattaaaaaaaaaaacagtataacCCACATAGTGGtgaaagtgcctttctcgtcgaatgtgtactcatgatctttccatcgacgcAATCAACGGACGAGAAGGGggaaattctcataacagcgatctgaggctgtaccacctacgaatttctgaatcctgagaatactttgtttggaaaaccaatagttttATCAATGTCATCATCGAATTAGGGCACTTATTCcggcgttatgttcaacgtataggcagagctgaaaatatcagtcctctcagttgactgcttgtaAAGTACAGCTGTGAGGAAAAAGGAAGCCGTACGTTTGATTATTTgatgagatctttctaatttctATTAGATGTCTTGATGCTAAAAGTGTGGGACCTCTACTCGATTCACAGTTTTTCAATTATAATTTGATTTTCTTAGTATGGGGAAGGGATCACAATATTTTATCTCGTTTCAGAgtgcgagcaatggcgcttaaacctaggctttcgagccagggcaTAAGGGGAAAATCGTATGGCACTTCCCAGGACGAGGAACCTAGACGTAGTGAagataactttcttagcaactttAGGTGATTTTCAACCGGAATACTACTAgtatacagatgttggctttctcggtctagggttaatctaaacggctagttttggattaTCCTAAAACTAGCCatttagattgaccctagaccgagaaagccaacatctgtatactatttcttagcaacgtcactcccaacgtttttgcgtAACTTCTATGCCATTTActatacggaacggttggtacaagatgtccccgttctatgattttaatttgatatttaatgacactgcacagtaggcctggccgcttcaatacttgtaatgcatcacTGATACACTGCAAGCATTGACAATGACAAGAAAAGTTATAGAAGTAgttgattctatcattttccaggattctttcaaatgatggctgtgtatgtgtggaCTAGACTAGATTAGACAACGTttacccatcctactgtatatttagaTGTCCGGAATCTAAAAtggagtgatttgatgagatccctttagttttttaggtttttgtttctcttacacatatctatcgcatgcattgattttgttcactttcgtacttccgctgaagcacccaacgctgcttctgcaacaccggTAGCCTCCTTATGTAGTCCTAGTCTATTTTCTTGTTTACCGTTCATTAGCTTATCGAaatgtcacgatttgatgtgttccatgcatgagtttggtatactt
It encodes:
- the LOC115262675 gene encoding integumentary mucin C.1-like (The sequence of the model RefSeq protein was modified relative to this genomic sequence to represent the inferred CDS: added 33 bases not found in genome assembly), with the protein product MFVNQNLSVFINQFVNSELMASAFFVCNCDGTGVTTQCPTAFDPCSNMTVPLVFTDGNCDPAVVTTTTEEETTTTEETTTTTEEETTTTEEETTTEEETTTTEEETTTEGYISTSAELRRRSLPHPFNMKSSHLIFCGLSLALIAASLPRNAAQCPTCVSCVTGPPDYMCPSPPNTFEVYFPHESYCTRFYKCVNGKAVEGRCPSGTYFNPQQNVCCPDKSLCYRSNPCVMPVPGCANCANKFVNSELMSSAFFVCNCDGTGVTTQCPAAFDLCTNSTVQLVFANGKCDPPVLSTTTTTTEAPTTTTEAATTTTAEGTTTTTAAAETTTTTAEETTTTEGVTP